DNA from Sinorhizobium arboris LMG 14919:
CGTGCGCCATGCAGCGGAAGAATATGGGCTCGACCCGGCGACCGTCGCCGGCACCGGCCGAGGCGGCCGCGTCACGCGCGCCGACATGGACAGGGCGTTTGCGGCGCGACAGGAGGGGCCTGCTTCGGGCGCGACAGGGACCGAAGGCAGGGGAGCGGCCCCGAGGTCGCGCAGGATACCGCATAGCGGCATGCGCGCCGCGATCGCCGAACATATGCTCAACTCCGTCACGAGGGCGCCGCATGTTACGGCCGTCTTCGAGGCCGATTTCTCCGCGGTGATGCGTCATCGGGACGAGCATGGGAAGAGGCTTGCGGCCAGAGGGATCAAGCTCTCCTATACGGCTTATGTGGTTTCGGCCTGCGTGGCGGCGATGCGCGCGGTCCCCGAGGTGAACAGCCGCTGGCACGAGGATGCGCTCGAAGTGTATGAGGACATCAATATCGGTGTCGGGATCTCACTTGCGGACAAGGGGCTGGTCGTGCCGGTCATCCATCGGGCGCAGGACCTGTCGCTTGCCGAGATCGCGGCCCGGCTGCAGGATCTGGCGACGCGCGCGCGTTCGAATGCGCTCTCCCATGCGGAGGTAACGGGCGGCACCTTCACCATTTCCAATCATGGCGTCTCCGGATCGCTGCTCGCGGCGCCGATCATCATCAACCAGCCGCAATCGGCGATCCTCGGCGTGGGCAAGCTCGACAAGCGGGTGGTCGTCCGAGAGGTGGACGGCGCCGACACGATCCAGATACGTCCGATGGCCTATGTGTCGCTGACGATCGACCATCGTGCCCTGGACGGCCACCAGACGAATGCGTGGCTGACGCATTTCGTCCGCGCGATCGAGACCTGGCCTACTGAACGTGGCCGATAACGTCCCGCAGATTGAAGTGCTACGGCGATCTTTGCGCGTCTGATAGGACGCGCGGCGCTGCAGGTGATCCTCCCGGCCCCTGATCATCGCCCGAAACGGCGATTG
Protein-coding regions in this window:
- a CDS encoding dihydrolipoamide acetyltransferase family protein, yielding MGDLIDIQAPLEQEGTKAVVRNWLRAIGETVKAGDPLVELETDKVTQEVGAPADGVLAEVLMQSGDDAIPGAVLGRIGSQATEAGNAPHYSPAVRHAAEEYGLDPATVAGTGRGGRVTRADMDRAFAARQEGPASGATGTEGRGAAPRSRRIPHSGMRAAIAEHMLNSVTRAPHVTAVFEADFSAVMRHRDEHGKRLAARGIKLSYTAYVVSACVAAMRAVPEVNSRWHEDALEVYEDINIGVGISLADKGLVVPVIHRAQDLSLAEIAARLQDLATRARSNALSHAEVTGGTFTISNHGVSGSLLAAPIIINQPQSAILGVGKLDKRVVVREVDGADTIQIRPMAYVSLTIDHRALDGHQTNAWLTHFVRAIETWPTERGR